In Arachis hypogaea cultivar Tifrunner chromosome 17, arahy.Tifrunner.gnm2.J5K5, whole genome shotgun sequence, a single window of DNA contains:
- the LOC112764937 gene encoding serine/threonine-protein kinase-like protein At1g28390: MGYLSCNADSAIATCDPHYCHLKNRKTNNLLQIRHFPYSDILAATKTFSADTFLGKGSHGSVYKATLDGGKLIAAVKKTKHAKPSSRRHQSTAAASCTGCGNCTSPAENEIEILSRVFSPRRLVNLIGFCTDPSNGGKLIVVEYMPNGSLHDLLHSPVRPPGWTARVRLALQIAKAVHALHTSNPPVIHRDIKSSNVLIDGAWNARLGDFGLALRGHVEDVRVKCTPPAGTLGYLDPCYLAPEDLSAKSDVFSFGILLLEILSGRNAIDVNFSPPSVVDWAVPLIKRGEFAVICDRRIGVPSDKEVVRMVAVMAAMCVRSTAEKRPSMEEVVQCLKIARKRMRAAPIWSGLRWRVRRVESEKRLEWEARECDSYYHRSEEEVVRAAKGGASRRKNRKVSNVTGAEYYGRPSSNHVVRSKSIGAGSLKVNSDSGSSRSQQNGSGFVRRRSKLNKSRSMGVLQGSSRLSSHYYESDPIHSLETAMSSKWVITDKLEKKLLEKPLVNSVGIN; encoded by the coding sequence ATGGGTTATCTCTCTTGCAATGCCGACTCTGCAATCGCCACCTGTGACCCTCACTACTGTCATCTCAAGAACCGTAAAACCAACAACCTCCTTCAAATCCGCCACTTCCCTTACTCCGACATCCTCGCCGCCACTAAAACCTTCTCCGCCGATACCTTCCTCGGCAAAGGCAGCCACGGCAGCGTCTACAAAGCCACACTCGACGGCGGCAAGCTCATCGCCGCCGTCAAGAAAACCAAGCACGCCAAACCATCATCACGCCGTCACCAAAGTACCGCCGCAGCATCTTGCACCGGTTGCGGCAACTGCACCAGCCCGGCGGAGAACGAGATCGAGATCCTCTCACGCGTCTTTAGCCCCCGCCGGCTAGTGAACCTCATCGGATTCTGCACCGATCCAAGCAACGGCGGCAAGCTCATCGTCGTCGAGTACATGCCGAACGGCTCCCTCCACGACCTCCTCCACTCGCCGGTCCGACCGCCCGGTTGGACCGCACGCGTCCGGCTCGCACTTCAAATCGCGAAGGCGGTTCACGCGCTTCACACATCAAACCCTCCGGTGATTCACAGAGACATTAAATCTTCCAACGTTCTCATCGACGGAGCGTGGAACGCGAGGCTCGGAGACTTTGGGCTCGCGCTGAGAGGACACGTGGAGGACGTGCGCGTGAAGTGCACACCGCCAGCTGGCACGTTAGGGTACCTTGATCCTTGCTATCTTGCGCCCGAGGATCTGAGCGCTAAGAGCGACGTCTTCAGCTTCGGGATCTTGCTGTTAGAGATTCTCAGCGGCAGGAACGCCATCGACGTGAACTTCAGTCCACCGTCGGTGGTCGACTGGGCAGTGCCGTTGATTAAGAGAGGAGAGTTCGCCGTCATTTGCGACAGGCGGATCGGAGTGCCGTCGGATAAAGAGGTGGTTCGGATGGTGGCGGTGATGGCGGCCATGTGCGTGAGGTCCACGGCGGAGAAGAGGCCGTCGATGGAGGAGGTTGTGCAGTGCTTGAAGATTGCAAGGAAGAGAATGCGGGCGGCGCCGATATGGAGTGGATTGAGGTGGCGCGTGAGGCGCGTGGAGAGTGAGAAACGGTTAGAATGGGAAGCACGTGAGTGTGACAGTTATTACCATAGGAGTGAGGAGGAGGTAGTGAGAGCGGCGAAGGGTGGTGCGAGTAGAAGGAAGAACAGGAAGGTATCCAATGTGACGGGTGCAGAGTATTATGGTAGACCCTCATCCAATCATGTAGTGAGGTCAAAGTCAATTGGTGCGGGTTCTCTGAAAGTAAATTCGGATTCGGGAAGTTCGCGGTCGCAACAAAACGGGTCGGGTTTCGTGAGGAGAAGGTCGAAGCTGAACAAGTCTAGGTCCATGGGGGTGTTGCAAGGTTCTTCTCGTTTATCATCACATTATTATGAAAGTGATCCAATACATTCGTTAGAAACGGCAATGTCGTCTAAGTGGGTCATTACGGATAAGTTGGAAAAAAAACTGCTTGAGAAACCGTTAGTTAATTctgttggaattaattaa
- the LOC112764478 gene encoding protein ALTERED SEED GERMINATION 2 codes for MDSVPFHDGNIHHILETRYLHSRQDVNHRLQTHSSLIRRLTQERELEGHLGCVNAVAWNSRGSLLISGSDDTRINIWNYADRKLLHSIDTGHTANIFCTKFIPETSDEIVVSGAGDAEVRLFNLSHLNGSAENAIAPSALYQCHTRRVKKLAVENGNPNMVWSASEDGTLRQHDFREGTSCPPAGSSHQECRSVLLDLRSGAKRSLADPPKQVLALKSCDISSTRPHLLLVGGSDAFARLYDRRMLPPLSSCRKRMSPPPCVNYFCPMHLSDRGHPSLHLTHVTFGPDGDEVLLSYSGEHVYLMNVNHAGLNDMQYTSGDVSKLMTYSPTINGMELQPSISSVFPNGFSIKKNVAAKIDYCRKLIKYAEKTLNDGPYYGIEACNEVLNCYSLTIGPALKYECLCIRAALLLKRKWKNDAHMAIRDCCAARKIDNYDYKALYYMSDALSQLGRHKEALDFAVAAQLLAPSIPEVAERVEKAKKDISSAEAEKNNKTNDGGSRFDSRGGRILSLSDILYRSEANSDASQDGPRSERDDSDYDEELELDFETSMSGDEGHDVESNILHGSLNLRIHRRGDSRESTGANGTVESPSSSSQNDKAYQSEAAIDMNQRFIGHCNVGTDIKQASFLGQRGEFVASGSDDGRWFIWEKRTGRLIKMLNGDESVVNCVQCHPFDFVVATSGIDSTIKLWTPSAPVPSAVAGGAAGPETADVLVAMESNQQKLSRGRDSILPFELLEPFRMHEFPEGSLRLRPFECAQS; via the exons atggaCTCTGTTCCTTTCCACGATGGCAACATCCACCATATTCTCGAAACCCGATACCTTCACTCTCGCCAA GATGTTAATCATAGGTTGCAGACACACTCCTCGTTGATTCGCAGGCTTACTCAGGAGAGAGAGTTAGAG GGCCACCTTGGCTGTGTCAATGCTGTGGCTTGGAATTCCAGAGGCTCATTATTGATATCTGGATCAGATGATACACGG ATCAATATTTGGAACTATGCTGATCGGAAACTTCTACATTCGATTGACACTGGTCATACTGCAAATATTTTCTGTACAAAGTTTATACCAGAAACTTCTGATGAGATTGTAGTCTCGGGAGCTGGAGATGCTGAA GTCCGATTATTTAATTTGTCTCACTTAAATGGATCTGCTGAAAATGCCATTGCTCCATCAGCACTTTACCAATGCCACACAAGGAGAGTCAAGAAGTTGGCT GTTGAAAATGGAAACCCTAACATGGTATGGAGTGCTAGTGAAGATGGGACCTTGAGGCAGCATGATTTTCGAGAGGGAACATCTTGTCCGCCAGCAGGATCTTCGCACCAAGAGTGTAGAAGTGTTCTA CTCGACTTACGGAGTGGAGCCAAAAGGTCACTTGCTGATCCTCCTAAACAAGTTCTAGCCCTAAAATCTTGTGATATCAGCTCAACTAGACCACATCTGCTCCTTGTTGGAGGAAG TGATGCTTTTGCTCGCTTGTATGATCGGAGGATGCTACCACCTTTGAGCTCCTGTCGGAAAAGAATGTCACCACCACCTTGTGTCAATTATTTCTGTCCAATGCATCTTTCTGATCGT GGACATCCAAGCTTGCACTTAACTCATGTTACATTTGGTCCTGATGGAGATGAGGTTCTCCTTAGCTATAGTGGAGAGCATGTTTACTTGATGAATGTTAATCatg CTGGATTGAATGACATGCAATATACTTCAGGAGATGTATCAAAACTAATGACATATTCTCCAACAATTAATGGAATGGAATTGCAACCTTCTATATCCAGTGTTTTCCCAAATGgattttcaataaaaaagaatGTTGCTGCAAAG ATTGACTACTGCAGGAAACTAATAAAATACGCTGAAAAGACCTTGAATGATGGTCCTTATTATGGAATTGAGGCATGTAATGAAGTTTTGAATTGCTACAGTCTTACTATTGGGCCTGCACTAAAATATGAATGCCTGTGTATTCGAGCTGCACTATTGCTTAAG AGGAAGTGGAAAAATGATGCTCACATGGCCATAAGGGACTGCTGTGCTGCTAGGAAAATTGATAACTACGACTACAAAGCACTTTACTATATGTCAGATGCATTGTCACAG TTAGGAAGGCACAAAGAAGCATTGGATTTTGCTGTTGCTGCTCAGCTGTTGGCCCCATCCATACCTGAAGTTGCAGAAAGAGTAGAGAAAGCTAAGAAGGACATTTCTTCAG CCGAGGCAGAGAAAAATAACAAGACAAATGATGGAGGATCAAGATTCGATAGTCGAGGTGGGAGAATTTTGTCATTAAGTGACATACTCTATCGTTCGGAGGCTAACAGTGATGCTTCCCAAGATGGTCCAAGATCAGAGAGGGATGACTCTGATTATGATGAGGAGTTGGAGTTGGACTTTGAAACATCAATGTCTGGTGATGAGGGACATGATGTTGAGTCCAATATTCTTCATGGGAGTTTAAACCTTAGAATTCACCGAAGGGGCGACTCCAGAGAAAGCACTGGTGCGAATGGCACCGTTGAATCACCTTCGTCCTCATCACAGAATGACAAAGCTTATCAG TCTGAAGCAGCTATTGACATGAATCAAAGATTTATTGGCCATTGCAATGTTGGAACTGATATAAAACAGGCCAGTTTTCTTGGTCAAAGAG GTGAGTTTGTTGCTAGTGGAAGTGATGATGGCAGATGGTTTATCTGGGAAAAGCGAACTGGTAGACTCATAAAAATGCTGAACGGTGATGAATCTG TTGTAAATTGTGTACAATGCCATCCATTTGATTTTGTTGTGGCAACAAGTGGAATTGATAGCACAATAAAG TTATGGACTCCAAGTGCCCCTGTTCCATCTGCCGTAGCTGGTGGTGCAGCGGGACCAGAGACTGCTGATGTATTGGTTGCTATGGAGAGCAATCAACAAAAGTTATCCCGTGGTCGTGATTCCATTCT GCCCTTTGAGCTTTTGGAGCCATTTAGAATGCATGAGTTTCCCGAAGGATCCCTGCGCCTGCGTCCTTTTGAATGTGCCCAGAGCTAA